One segment of Brassica napus cultivar Da-Ae chromosome C3, Da-Ae, whole genome shotgun sequence DNA contains the following:
- the LOC106429599 gene encoding Golgi SNAP receptor complex member 1-2, with product MTESSLDLQESGWEELRREARKIEGDLDVKLSSYAKLGARSTQGGYVDAGSPRSWKSMEIEIQSSLEKLLDINDSMSRCAASAASTTSVTQKLARHRDILHEYTQEFRRIKGNINSMREHAELLSSVRDDISEYKASGSMSPGVQVLRERASIHGSISHIDEVIGQAQATRAVLGSQRSLFSDVQGKVKNLGDKFPVIRGLLGSIRRRRSRDTLILSAVIAACTLFLIIYWLSK from the exons ATGACAGAATCGAGCTTGGATCTACAGGAATCAGGTTGGGAGGAGCTTCGGAGAGAAGCTCGCAAAATCGAAGGCGATCTCGACGTGAAGCTCTCCTCTTACGCTAAACTCGGCGCCAGATCCACTCAAGGCG GGTATGTTGACGCCGGGTCTCCAAGATCATGGAAGTCCATGGAGATTGAGATCCAATCTTCGCTTGAGAAGCTGTTGGACATTAACGATTCCATGAGTAGATGTGCTGCATCTGCTGCATCCACAACCTCTGTTACTCAAAAGCTTGCAAGGCACAGAGATATACTTCATGAATACACCCAG GAGTTTCGAAggataaaaggaaatataaaCTCCATGAGAGAACATGCTGAGCTTTTGAGTTCTGTCAGGGATGACATAAGTGAATATAAG GCTTCTGGTAGTATGTCACCAGGTGTGCAAGTCTTAAGGGAGAGAGCTTCAATCCATGGAAGTATTTCTCAT ATTGATGAAGTTATTGGTCAAGCTCAAGCAACAAGAGCAGTTCTTGGCTCTCAACGATCTCTGTTTTCAGATGTTCAAGGGAAAGTTAAAAATCTCGGAGACAAATTCCCAGTGATTCGTGGCTTACTTG GTTCAATTAGAAGAAGACGTTCTCGGGACACACTTATCCTCTCTGCTGTGATTGCTGCTTGTACGTTGTTTCTAATCATCTACTGGCTCTCGAAATAA